The following coding sequences are from one Lolium rigidum isolate FL_2022 chromosome 6, APGP_CSIRO_Lrig_0.1, whole genome shotgun sequence window:
- the LOC124658870 gene encoding probable WRKY transcription factor 13, with translation MAMAHGQAPCTAGGGMVADSTPAAISFCFQPSDPPSSGGALSNHHALLGFSPLVLDHPTTTSISTIPAAPTMYRPHAPPGALHPPRSSPPHPWSCEEGELERQAGKGPMVGGLASGGSGAGGRLHGSLAAAGMGVGAVRMKKSAGAKARRKVREPRFCFKTMSDVDVLDDGYKWRKYGQKVVKNTQHPRSYYRCTQDKCRVKKRVERLAEDPRMVITTYEGRHVHSPSRDDDDDARANAEMSFIW, from the exons ATGGCGATGGCCCACGGGCAAGCACCCTGCACGGCCGGCGGCGGCATGGTAGCCGACTCCACCCCGGCCGCCATAAGCTTCTGCTTCCAACCCTCCGATCCTCCTTCCAGCGGTGGTGCTCTCTCCAACCACCATGCCCTCCTAGGTTTCAGCCCCCTCGTCCTAGACCACCCAAccaccacctccatctccacaaTCCCCGCCGCTCCCACCATGTATCGCCCCCATGCACCGCCCGGAGCTCTCCATCCTCCGAGATCATCCCCTCCACATCCATG GTCTTGCGAGGAAGGCGAGCTAGAAAGGCAGGCTGGAAAGGGCCCGATGGTGGGCGGCTTGGCGTCGGGAGGAAGTGGAGCCGGTGGCCGGTTGCATGGGTCGCTGGCAGCGGCGGGGATGGGGGTCGGTGCGGTGAGGATGAAGAAATCGGCAGGGGCGAAGGCGCGGCGGAAGGTGAGGGAGCCGAGGTTCTGCTTCAAGACGATGAGCGACGTCGATGTGCTCGACGACGGCTACAAGTGGCGCAAGTACGGCCAGAAGGTCGTCAAGAACACGCAGCACCCACG GAGCTACTACCGGTGCACGCAGGACAAGTGCCGGGTGAAGAAGCGCGTGGAGCGGCTGGCGGAGGACCCGCGCATGGTGATCACCACCTACGAGGGCCGCCACGTCCACTCCCCCTcccgcgacgacgacgacgacgcacgcGCCAACGCTGAGATGAGCTTCATCTGGTAG